The genomic stretch ACGAACCCGGATTCGATACCGACGATCTGGACGACGACGACGATCAGGACTGATTCCGGCAGGGGAGACGCGCCACCTGCCGTCAGCGTGGCGCAGAGGGTGGACGTCCCGCCCGCCACACGGCCCACATCAGCAGCGGTTGCAGCGGCAGACGTGCCCACAGCGCCCACGCGGGGAGGCCGAACCGCTGTGGGTGCTGGGCCATAAAAACGTTTGCAGGAACCACGGCGACCAGCAGGGCCAGCAGCCCCCAGCGGGCCGCCGGACGCGTGGCCGGATGCAGCAGCCCCAGGCCACCCGCGATCTCTGCCGCGCCGCTGATCAGCGTGGCGTGGCGCGCTGACATCGGTGTTCCCGGCGGGACGATCTGGTCGAAGAGACCGGGCCGGACGAAGTGCAGTGTCCCGGTCACGATGAACAGGCCACCCAGCAGCGCAGCGCTCCGGGTGGGACGGACAGGCGCCCATGTGGGCATGCGACCCCCTGGAACCTCCAGGGCGAACCGGAGCCGATCAGGTCAGCTCCGGCCGCCGGACGGACTTACTTGCTGGTCGGAACGCTGCGGGCGTCCTCGCGATCCTTCAGTTCCTTGCGGCTCAGGCCGTCCTCGGTGTTGCGGGGGGCCTTGGCCTCCCGGTCGTTGTTGTCCTTGAACGACGGCGTGTGACCGTCGTCGATCCCGCTCACCTCGGTCTTGGAACGGTCGTATTCCTGGGGCTTGCTCGTGTGGCCCGAGTTCTTGTCGTCCTTGTCTGGCATGGCTCCACCCTGACACCGGCTCCCTGTGGCCGGATGCTGCCGCGTTGACGCTCTGTTCAGACATGAACGGCAGCTCAAGAGGCCCAGGTGAGACGTCTGGTCAGGCCACCGAGAAAGCGTTTTCAAACCGGGCACCGGTGTGTCATACTCCAGGCATCACAATCTCCGGTTTCCACCGTCCACCGCCGGACGCTGGCTCTGCTGTGTCGCAGCACCACCTGGGCTGCCATGTGGCTCGCCATGTCCTCACCCCAGTCCAGGAGGTCGCGCGCCCACAGACTCCGAGCCACCAGAGTTTGTTCCGACCCGTCCTGCCGCTCCCGCTCCACCCCTGCGAGGCCGCCCGTGACCCATCTACAGTCCAGAACCCTCCGTCTGTCCCGCCGCGCCGCCGCGCTGACCCTGACTGCCGGCACCGGTCTGCTGCTCGCTGCCTGCGGTCAGAGTCCCGCCGCCAGCGAGACGGCGACCCTGTCCGCTGCCGCCGTGAAGCCCGGCTCCGTGGATCTCGGCCCGAACGTCCGGATCTTCGATCCCAGCATGAGCACCGCGCAGATCCGTGCGGTCGTCGATCAGATCGCCGCGCAGCAGGTCTCCAACGAGTTCGGCCCTGAGCGCTACGCCCTGCTGTTCAAGCCCGGCACCTACGGCACCGCCGACGATCCCCTGATCGTGCAGGTGGGTTACGGTACCGAGGTCGCGGGCCTGGGCGCGTCGCCCACCGACGTGAAGATCAACGGGCATGTCGATGTGTACAACCAGTGCAACGCGAACGGCTGCATTGCCCTGACGAACTTCTGGCGCTCGCTGTCGAACCTGACCATCCAGATCGAGAGCAAGGGGCTGGACGGCTGCCGGGCCAGCGGCAACTTCTGGGCGGTGTCGCAGGCCGCGCCCATGCGCCGCGTGAACGTGACCGGCGGCAACCTCACCCTGATGGACTACTGCACCGCCGGCCCGCAGTACGCCAGCGGCGGCTTCATCGCCGACAGCGCGATGGGCTTTGTCATCAACGGCAGCCAGCAGCAGTTCCTGACCCGCGACAGCAGTATCGGTGGGTGGTCGAACGGCGTGTGGAACGCCGTGTTCTCGGGCGTCGTGGGTGCCCCGGCGCAGAGCTTCCCCAACCCGCCCTACACCACGGTGGCCGCCACGCCCGTGTCGCGCGAGAAGCCCTTCCTGACGGTGGACAGTGCCGGTGCGTATCAGGTCTTCGTGCCCGCCACCCGGCGCACCTCCAGCGGCACCACGTGGCAGGCCGGCCCCGCCGCCGGGCGCTTCGTGCCGCTGCGCGACTTCTACGTCATGCGTCCCGGCGACAGCGTCCAGCACGTGAATGCCCAGCTCGCCCAGGGCCGGCACCTGCTGATCACTCCTGGCTCGTATGACCTGACCCGCACCATCGAGGTCAAGCGCCCCGGCACCATCGTCCTGGGTCTGGGGCTGCCCGCCCTGACCCCGCAGAACGGCGTGACCGCCCTGAGCGTGGCGGACGTGCCGGGCGTGACCGTCGCCGGGATCATGATCGACGCCGGCCCCGTGAATTCACGTGTGCTCATGCAGGTGGGGTCGAACCGTGCCCGTGGGGGGCAGGCCCGCGACCACAACAACTGGAGCGATCCCGCCACCCCCACGGCCGTGCAGGACGTGTTCTTCCGGATCGGCGGCCCACACGTCGGCAGGGCCGACCTGAGTCTGGCCGTGAACAGCGACCACGTCATCCTCGACAACCTGTGGGCGTGGCGGGCCGATCACGGCCAGGGCGTGGGCTGGACGCTGAACACGGCTGACCAGGGCGTCGTCGTGAACGGTGACGACGTCACGGCCACTGGCCTGTTCGTCGAGCACTACCAGAAGTACCAGACCGTGTGGAACGGCGAACGCGGCAAGACCATCATGTTCCAGAACGAGATGCCCTACGATCCACCCAACCAGGCCGCGTGGCAGCATGACGGCGTGCTGGGCTACGCCGCGTACAAGGTCGCGGATCACGTCAAGACCCACGAGGCCTGGGGCCTGGGCAGCTACATCTACACCAATGTCGATCCCAGCATCCACGCCACCCAGGGCTTCGAGGTGCCGGTCACGCCCGGCGTGAAGATGCACAACCTGCTCACCGTGCAGCTCGGCGCAGGCACCATCGATCACGTCATCAACGGGGTGGGCGCTCCGGTGAACGGCGACGCGGTCGGCGTGCCCAGCTACGTGGTCGAGTACCCCTGACCGTTCCCTGAACGCAGGCGGCCCCTCCGGAACGTGGAGGGGCCGCCTGCGTCGTGCGGTGCTACAGGCGCGGCAGCGTCACGCCGCGCTGGCCCTGGTACTTGCCCTTGCGGTCTCCGTAGGTGACCTCCGGACGTTCACCCTCGAAGAACAGCAGCTGCACGCAGCCCTCGAAGGCATACATCTTGGCGGGCAGGGGCGTGGTGTTGCTGAATTCCAGCGTCACATGGCCCTCCCAGCCGGGCTCCAGCGGCGTCACGTTGGCCACGATGCCGCAGCGCGCGTACGTCGACTTCCCGAGTGCCACGACCATCACGTTGTCGGGAATCCGCATGTACTCGTGGCTGCGGGCCAGCGCGAAGGAATTCGGGGGGATGATGATCTCGGCGGCCTGGATGTCGACGAAGGAGCGCTCGTCGAAGTGCTTGGGATCGACCACGGCGCTGTTCACATTGGTGAAGATCTTCCACTCGTCGGCGCAGCGCAGGTCATAGCCGAAGCTGCTCAGGCCGTAGCTGATGACCTGCGCGTTCTCGGCGGTGCGTACCAGGCGGTCTTCGAAGGGGTCGATCATGCCCGCGTGGGCCAGTTCGCGGATACGCCAGTCGGGCAGGATACTCATGGCCTGCATGCTACCTGGGAATGTGATCGGCGGACGTGCTCGGGATAGGTTCCCTAGCCGGGACGCGCTAGCCTGCGCCGCGTGAGGGTCGCGGTGATCAGTGACGTGCATGGCAACGCGTTCGCGCTGGATGCCGTGCTGGACGACCTGCGGATGTGCTCGCCCGACGCGGTGCTGAACCTGGGCGATCAGGTCGAGGGCAGCGCCGATCCGGCCCGCGCCGCCGCCGTGCAGGCGCAGCTGAACGCCACCGAGGTGCGTGGCAACAACGAGGAGAAGCTGTGGCCCGGTGGGCGGCGTACCCGGCTGTCGCAGCAGATCGGCGCGTGGCTGGACACGCAGCTGACCCCGGACACCCTGGCCCATCTGTCGGCGCTGCCGCTCACGGCGCGGGTGGGGGACGTGTTCGCCTGCCATGGCACGCCGGACAGCGCGTGGGACAGCCTGCTGTGGGTGTGGGAGTGGAACGCAGACGGCGTAACGGGCTATTACCGCTCCCGCGATCCGCTCGACCTGTGGCACGTGGTCGCTCCGCTGAACGCCGGAGTCGTCGTGTGCGGCCACACGCACCGCCCCGGCGCGACGCGGGTGGGGGACACCCTGGTCGTGAACGCGGGCGCCGTCAGCGATCAGGTGGACGGCGATCCCCGTGCCCGCTGGACGCTGCTGGAGTGCCGCGCCGGACGCTGGACGGCCGACTTCCGCGCCGTGCCCTACGACGTGGACGCGGCGGTGCGGTGGGCCATGACCCACTCGCCGTTCGGGGCCTTCGAGGACGCCCTGTTGCGTTCGGGCCGCTTCGACGGGCGGGGGGATGTGGTGCCGTAACCGGGGCGAACTGAACCGCCCCCACCGTCACGGGTGGGGGCGAGGTGCAGCGGAGAGCAGGTGTTCAGTTCCGGCTGCTGCCACCGAAGAGGCGCAGGATGAACAGGAACATGTTGATGAAATCGAGGTACAGCGCCAGGGCGCCGTTGATGGCGGCCCGCTCGGCACTCTCGCCGCTGATCCCGCTCAGGGCCAGCTTGCGGAGCATCTGGGTGTCATACACGGTCAGGCCGGCGAAGAGCAGGACGCCCACGACCGAGATGCCCAGCGTGAGGGCGCTGCTGGCGACGAACAGATTCACGATCATGGCGATGAACAGGCCGATCACCGCGAACATGAAGAAGCGGCCCATGGCGCTCAGATCGCGCTTGATCACGTAGCCCGCGACGCTCATGGCGGCGAAGGTGCCGGCCGTGGTGGCAAATGCCGCCGTGACCGCGCTGCGGTCATAGGCGAGCAGCAGCGAGCTGAAGGTGAGGCCCGTCAGGGCGGCGTAGGCGATGAACAGGGCCCCCGCGACCACGCTGTTCAGGCGCTGCGCGAAGATGCTCAGGACGAAGACCAGCGCGAGCTGCGCCAACATGAGGGGCAGGCGGAGCTGGTACACCTGGAGGGCCAGGGCGTCGTTCTGGGCGGTGAGCCACGCGATGCCGGCGGTCAGGGCCAGGCCCGCCGCCATCCACGAGTAGGTGCGGGCCATGAACGTGCGTACCAGATCGGCGGTGCGGCCGGTGGTGGTGGGATAGGTCTGCATACACCAAGAGTACGCGAGGAGCGGATGGGAAGTTCCCCCCATTCACGCGGTCAGCGGCGCACCAGCAGCGCGGCCGGGAAGTCCTCCAGCACTTTGGCCAGCGGCACCCGACTGCTGCGGGCACGCAGCCGCTGGCCGGTCAGGACGTTCTCGTAGGTGCCGGCCCCCGGCAGGGTGAGCTGCCGCGTGCCCCAGGCCTCGCCCAGGGCCCATGGCGTGCGCCCACGGGTCAGGGTCAGGGTCAGGCGCGGGGCGACGGTCACGGCCGCGTCGGTGCCGTGCTCGCGGGTAAAGGCCACGACGTACTTCCCGGCGTCGATGGGCCGGTACGTGCCGTGCGTGTACAGCTCGGGGTGGGCGTTCCGGGCGTGCAGGGCGGCCCACGTCACCAGCGTCTTGACCTCGCCGGTCTCGTAGCGGCCCAGCAGGGCGCGGGCCACCTCCACATCATGGCGGCGCTCCAGCCGGGCCACGCGGCGGGACAGCTCGGTGTAGTCCACCGGGCGGCGGTTGTCCGGATCGACCAGGCTCTGGTTCCACCCCTCGGTGCCCTGATACGTGTCAGGGACGCCGGGAGCGGTCAGACGCAGCAGCGCGGCGCTCACGCTGTTCTGGGCACCGGCGGGGCTGATCCGGGCGTGCAGCTCGCCCAGCCGCGCCAGGAAGTCCGGGTCGGCGAGCAGGGCAGTCACGAAGGCGTTCAGGCCGTCCTCGTACTCGGGCTGCGGCGAGGCCCATGACGTGCGCAGTTTGGCCTCCCGCGCCGCCTTGACCAGGTACGCCGAGATCCGCTCCGCGAAGCCGTCCAGTGCACCGTCCAGCGGGTAGGCCCCCACCACGGTCTGGAGCAGCACGTAGGTGTCGAGCAGGCTGGGAATGCGGCCCAGGTCGTGCTCCTGCGCCAGCGACAGCAGCAGCGGAGCATTCGCGTTCAGGAAGGCACTCCACAGCTGCGGGATCTCGCTCAGGACACTGATCCGGGCGCGGGTGTCCTCGCCGCGCTTGGTGTCGTGGGTGCTCAGCGCCAGCATGGCGTGCGGCCAGTGCTCGGCCCGCTGCCGCGCCATGGCATGGAAGGTACGCAGCGGGGTGCCGAACAGCGCCGGGTCGCCGCCCACCTCGTTCAGCGAGATCAGGCGGCCGTAGCGGTAGAACGCCGTGTCCTCGGCGCCCTTGGCGGTCACGGGGCCGGTCAGCTGCTGGAACTTCAGCGCGAAGTCCGCGTCGTCTGCCCGCCGCCGGCCGTCGTCGGTGTCCAGCGTCAGGACGCCCTGCAGGAACTCGAACACGCTGGGGTCGAGCGGCTGGCCGTCGCGCAGGTTGTGGGTGCGGGCGTCCCGGACGGCGTGCTCGATCTTGGCGTTGTCGCCCGGTTCCCGCATGCCGTCCGAGCGCAGGTAGGTGCGGTACACCGGGAAGGTGGCGATGACCTCGCGGATCGCGCCGCGCAGCGTGCTCAGCGTGAAATCGCGCGATCCCAGATCGGCCTCGGCCAGCCGCTCCAGGTGCTCGGTCAGGACATTGACCTCGCCGGGCAGGCTCACGCGCTGGATCAGGTGCTTGCCCCGGTACAGGTGCTCGCCGTAGCTCAGGCGGTCGCCGGTGAAGCGGCGGTACACCGCGCTCAGGTCGTCCTCGTTCGCGCTGTCCACGAACACGCCGTTCAGCTGCGCCAGGAAGTCGTAGCCGGTCGTGCCGTGAATGGCCCACGACTCCGGCAGCTTCTCGCCGGGTTCCAGGATCTTCTCGGCCACCACGTACACCGGCAGGTGGGGCCCGGCGGGCACGCCCAGCGCCGCCGCCGCGCCCTCCTGCAGGGCCCGGAAGTACCCGGCGGGGTCGTACAGGCCGTCGGTGTGGTCGAGGCGCACGCCCTGGAGCACGCCGTCACGCAGCAGGTCGAACAGCGTGCGGTGGGCCCATTCGAAGACCCGCCAGTCCTCCATGCGCAGCGCCGCGAGGTCGTTGATGTCGAAGAAGCGGCGGTAGTTGATCTCCTCGGAGGCGACCTTCCACGACGCCAGCCGGTAGTTCTGTTCCGAGATCAGGGCGTCGAGCCGCTCGGGATCGTCGTTCGTCGCGGCGATCACGGCGTCGAGCGCTCCGCGCATGGCTGGTGAGGCGTCCAGCAGGGCCGCCAGCCGGCGGGTCATGACCTCCATCTCCTGGGCCCGTTCCTCGCGGTCGTCGTCGGTCAGGTGCCGCGCCGTCGAGCTGGGCAGGTTGGCGACGCTGCGGGCAATGCTCGCCAGCTCGGCCCGCATGAGATCGGCGGTGCGGGCCGGCAGCTGCTCACTCGCCCCCACCAGCAGGCCAGACAGGGATTTGGGCGAGATCGGCAGCCGCCGCTCCCAGTAGCGCAGCGTGAAGGTCGCGCCGTCGCGCTCCAGCACCAGCTCGCGGCGTGACAGCACCCGGCCGTACTGGTCGCCCAGCAGCGGCAGCAGCACCTTGCCCTCCAGGGCGCGTTTGAGCGGCTGCCACGAGATGTCGAAGAAATGCGCGTAGCGGCTGGCCTGTCCGTGGGTCAGGACGTCCTCCCAGTACGGGTTGTGGCCGCCCTGGATGCCCATGTGGTTCGGCACGAAGTCCGCGATCAGCCCCAGGCCCAGGTCGCGGGCCCGCGCCGACAAGCGCCGCAGGCCGGCCACACCGCCCAGTTCCGGATTCACCTGCGAGTGATCCGTGACGTCGTAGCCGTGTGTGCTGCCCGGCGTGCTCGTCCAGATGGGCGAGAGGTAGACGTCGGTGACGCCCAGGCGCTTCAGGTAAGGCAACACCCGCCGGGCCGCCGCGAAGTCGAAGTCCCGGTGCAGCTGGATGCGGTACGTGCTCCCCGGCAGGTGGGCTGTGGGGGTGGGGGTGGCGGACTCCGGCATCGCCTCAGGTCGGGGGGGCAGGGCGGCCGTCACGGCGCACCTCCGAAGATCGCGGCCTCGCCGGGGCCGAGCATGCCGGGGCGCGGCAGGGTCTCGGTCAGGCCGACTTCACTGTGCAGAATCACATTGGCGGGCCGGGCCACATCTAGGGCCTCCAGCACGGCGTCCTGCTTGCCCACGTTCCACAGCAGCAGCCGCTCGCCGCTGTCCGTCCGGGTGCGCACCCACAGCACGTCCCCGGCGCTGCCGGCACTCAGGGGCCGCCGCGACCGCTGGCACAGCACCGGATCCTCGCGGCGCAGCCGGGTCAGGGTGCGGTACAGCGTGAGCGTCTTCGCGTGTTCACCGCTGTCCCGCTCGTTCCAGTCCAGCTTCGAGGCCTCGAAGGTCGTCTCTGCCTGCGGATCGGGCACGCTCTCGCCTGCAAAGCTGCTGAAATACGCGAATTCCTTCCTCCGGCCCTCGCTGACCATGTGGCCCAGTTCGCCGTGGTGGTCGCTGAAGAACAGGAAGGGCGTGCCCGCCGCCCACTCCTGACCCTGGAACAGCAGCGGGGTCATGGGCAGCGTGAGCAGCAGCGTCGAGGCCCCCCGGTACTCCTGTGGGGTGACCTGGGGGTCGTGGTGCAGGCGGTCGCCGGTGGCACGGTTGCCGATCTGGTCGTGGTTCTGGATGCAGTAGACGAAACTGGGGGCCTCCAGGGCGTCGGCGGGCTTGCCGCGCTGGTGCTCCTCGCCCTCCACGTTCCAGAACTGGCCCTCGTACTTCCAGCCCCGGGTGATGACCTGCGCGAGTTCCGGGGCGCTGCCGGAAAAGCCGCGGTAGTAGCCCTCGTGCTCGTCGGTCAGGGTCACGCGCACCTCGTGGTGGAAGTCGTCCACCCAGATGCCGTCCAGGCCGTAGTCCGTGACCAGCATGGGCTCGTTGCGGTGATCCTCCGCCAGCAGCAGGTGTGTGCCGCCCAGGTGGTGCACCTCCTGCGCGAGTTCTTTGAGGATGTGGACGTCGCTGTCGTCCTGCATGGTGGCCGTGGCGTCCAGCCGCAGACCGTCGAAGCCGTAGTCACTCAGCCACATGCGGGCGTTGCCGGTGATCAGCCGGCGCATGTGGGGCTCGGCGTAGTCCAGCCCCTCGCCCCACGCGGACTGGAAGCGGTCGGTGAAATACGTGGGCGAGTACGCCTTCAGGTAGTTGCCGTCCGGCCCGAAGTGGTTGTACACCACGTCCAGCAGCACGCCCAGTCCCAGACCGTGCGCGGCGTCCACGAAGGCCATCAGGTCTTCGGGACGGCCATACGGCGCGAAGGGGGCATACAGGGCCGCGCCGTCATAGCCCCAGCCGCGCTGGCCGGGAAAGGCCGCGACCGGCATGAGCTGCACGGCGGTCACACCGAGTTCTTTCAGGTACGGCAGCTGCTCCTGCGCGGCGCGGTACGTGCCCTGTGGCGTGAACGTGCCCACGTGCAGCTCGTAGAACACGCAGTCGCGCAGCGCGATGCCACGCCAGTCGGTGTGCTGCCACCCATACGCCCCGAAGTCGATGACCTCGGCCTCGCCATGCACGCCGTCCGGCAGGAAGCGCGCGTAGGGATCGGGCCGGTCGGCACCGTCCAGGACGAACATGTACCGCGCTCCGGCGCCGACCGGCAGGATCACCTCGAAGGCGCCGTGGCCCAGCGCCTCCATGGCGTGAACGGTGCCGTCCACGCGGACGTGTGCCAGGGTGGTCGTGGTCGACCACAGGCGGAACCGCGTGCCGCGCCCGTCCGGCAGGAGCTGGGCGCCCAGGCGTGTCGCGTGGGCGCCGGGCGTGGAGGTCAGATGAGACAGTGGAGTCATGATGGATCCTCTCTTCCGGGGCAGATGGGCAGGGGCGGCCCGTGGTGCGCCGCCCTGACCGGTCTGGCAGGTGCGTGGATCGTCAGCTGCGGCGGCAGCGGTAGAGCTTGACGGAGCGGGCGTGCAGCGTGGTCTCCTCGCCGGCCTGCTCGGAGCCGCCGGCGGCGTCGTCGGTGGTGTCGAGCAGCAGTTCCCACTCGGTGCAGCCGCCCAGACCCGGCAGCACGAAGGGGAGATCGATGTGCGTGGCCGACAGCAGCAGCAGCAGGTGGTCGTCCACCATCGGCTGGCCCTGGGCATCCACGTCGTCCAGCCCGTCGCCGTCGAGGAACAGGCCCATGGACTGGGTCTGCGGGTTGTTCCAGTCCTCGTCGGTCATCTGACCGCCGTCGAAGCGCAGCCACACCAGATCGCGCACGTCCTCGCCCCGGATGGTGCGCCCGCTGAAGAACTTGCGGCGGTGCAGGGCCGGATGCGCCTTACGCAGCGCGATGACCTTTTTGGTGAACGCCAGCAGCCCCTCGTCCAGGTTCGTCCAGTCGTACCAGCTGATCTCGTTGTCCTGACAGTACGCGTTGTTGTTCCCGCCCTGGGTGCGGCCGAACTCGTCGCCCCCCAGCAGCATGGGCGTGCCCTGCCCCAGCAGCAGCGTCGCCAGGAAGTTGCGCATCTGCCGCGCGCGCAGCTCATTGATGGCCGGATCGTCCGTCTCGCCCTCGACGCCGCAGTTCCACGTGATGTTGTGGTTGTGGCCGTCGTTGCCGCCTTCCTGGTTGGCGTCGTTGTGCTTCTGCTCGTAGGTCACCGAGTCGCGCAGCGTGAAGCCGTCGTGGGCAGTCACGAAGTTGATGCTCGCGTACGGCTTGCGGCCGTCGTTCTGGTACAGGTCGCTGGAGCCGGTCAGGCGGTAGCCGATTTCAGAGGCCAGCCCGCCGTCGCCCTTCCAGAACGCCCGCATGTCGTCGCGGTAGATCCCGTTCCACTCGGCCCAGTTCACGGGGAAGTTCCCGACCTGGTAGCCGCCCTCGCCCACGTCCCACGGTTCGGCGATGAGCTTGACCTGCGAGATGACCGGATCCTGGTGGATGATCGTGAAGAAGCCCGACAGCTGATCGACCTCGTGCAGGCCGCGGGCCAGCGTGCTTGCCAGATCGAAGCGGAAGCCGTCCACGTGCATCTCGGTGACCCAGTAGCGCAGCGAGTCCATGATCAGCTGCAGCGTCTGGGGGTGGCGCACGTTCAGGCTGTTGCCGGTGCCGGTGTAGTCGAAATAGAAGCGCGGGTCATCCTGCACCAGCCGGTAGTACGTGGGGTTGTCGATGCCCTTGAAGGACATGGTCGGCCCCATGTTGT from Deinococcus sp. AB2017081 encodes the following:
- a CDS encoding adenylyl cyclase gives rise to the protein MTHLQSRTLRLSRRAAALTLTAGTGLLLAACGQSPAASETATLSAAAVKPGSVDLGPNVRIFDPSMSTAQIRAVVDQIAAQQVSNEFGPERYALLFKPGTYGTADDPLIVQVGYGTEVAGLGASPTDVKINGHVDVYNQCNANGCIALTNFWRSLSNLTIQIESKGLDGCRASGNFWAVSQAAPMRRVNVTGGNLTLMDYCTAGPQYASGGFIADSAMGFVINGSQQQFLTRDSSIGGWSNGVWNAVFSGVVGAPAQSFPNPPYTTVAATPVSREKPFLTVDSAGAYQVFVPATRRTSSGTTWQAGPAAGRFVPLRDFYVMRPGDSVQHVNAQLAQGRHLLITPGSYDLTRTIEVKRPGTIVLGLGLPALTPQNGVTALSVADVPGVTVAGIMIDAGPVNSRVLMQVGSNRARGGQARDHNNWSDPATPTAVQDVFFRIGGPHVGRADLSLAVNSDHVILDNLWAWRADHGQGVGWTLNTADQGVVVNGDDVTATGLFVEHYQKYQTVWNGERGKTIMFQNEMPYDPPNQAAWQHDGVLGYAAYKVADHVKTHEAWGLGSYIYTNVDPSIHATQGFEVPVTPGVKMHNLLTVQLGAGTIDHVINGVGAPVNGDAVGVPSYVVEYP
- a CDS encoding metallophosphoesterase family protein, translated to MRVAVISDVHGNAFALDAVLDDLRMCSPDAVLNLGDQVEGSADPARAAAVQAQLNATEVRGNNEEKLWPGGRRTRLSQQIGAWLDTQLTPDTLAHLSALPLTARVGDVFACHGTPDSAWDSLLWVWEWNADGVTGYYRSRDPLDLWHVVAPLNAGVVVCGHTHRPGATRVGDTLVVNAGAVSDQVDGDPRARWTLLECRAGRWTADFRAVPYDVDAAVRWAMTHSPFGAFEDALLRSGRFDGRGDVVP
- the dcd gene encoding dCTP deaminase; protein product: MSILPDWRIRELAHAGMIDPFEDRLVRTAENAQVISYGLSSFGYDLRCADEWKIFTNVNSAVVDPKHFDERSFVDIQAAEIIIPPNSFALARSHEYMRIPDNVMVVALGKSTYARCGIVANVTPLEPGWEGHVTLEFSNTTPLPAKMYAFEGCVQLLFFEGERPEVTYGDRKGKYQGQRGVTLPRL
- the glgX gene encoding glycogen debranching protein GlgX; this encodes MTIQDRPSTPPTSEHLRLRPGSPYPLGATWDGQGTNFALYSENASGVELCLFDADDQETRYPLTEQTAFVWHGYLPEIAPGQRYGYRVHGEYAPEKGLRFNPNVVLLDPYARALAGTEEFDRGVFAYVTGEDDLVMQEEEQRGTPLGIVTAPDFDWQGDRRPKIPFHQAVIYETHVKGLTMTHPLVPEELRGTYAGIACEPILFYLRELGITSIELMPVHQHVDDPFLMDKGLTNYWGYSTLSFFAPDVRYSAEARRGNPAGAVTEFKEMVRALHNSGIEVILDVVYNHTAEGNNMGPTMSFKGIDNPTYYRLVQDDPRFYFDYTGTGNSLNVRHPQTLQLIMDSLRYWVTEMHVDGFRFDLASTLARGLHEVDQLSGFFTIIHQDPVISQVKLIAEPWDVGEGGYQVGNFPVNWAEWNGIYRDDMRAFWKGDGGLASEIGYRLTGSSDLYQNDGRKPYASINFVTAHDGFTLRDSVTYEQKHNDANQEGGNDGHNHNITWNCGVEGETDDPAINELRARQMRNFLATLLLGQGTPMLLGGDEFGRTQGGNNNAYCQDNEISWYDWTNLDEGLLAFTKKVIALRKAHPALHRRKFFSGRTIRGEDVRDLVWLRFDGGQMTDEDWNNPQTQSMGLFLDGDGLDDVDAQGQPMVDDHLLLLLSATHIDLPFVLPGLGGCTEWELLLDTTDDAAGGSEQAGEETTLHARSVKLYRCRRS
- the treZ gene encoding malto-oligosyltrehalose trehalohydrolase, which codes for MTPLSHLTSTPGAHATRLGAQLLPDGRGTRFRLWSTTTTLAHVRVDGTVHAMEALGHGAFEVILPVGAGARYMFVLDGADRPDPYARFLPDGVHGEAEVIDFGAYGWQHTDWRGIALRDCVFYELHVGTFTPQGTYRAAQEQLPYLKELGVTAVQLMPVAAFPGQRGWGYDGAALYAPFAPYGRPEDLMAFVDAAHGLGLGVLLDVVYNHFGPDGNYLKAYSPTYFTDRFQSAWGEGLDYAEPHMRRLITGNARMWLSDYGFDGLRLDATATMQDDSDVHILKELAQEVHHLGGTHLLLAEDHRNEPMLVTDYGLDGIWVDDFHHEVRVTLTDEHEGYYRGFSGSAPELAQVITRGWKYEGQFWNVEGEEHQRGKPADALEAPSFVYCIQNHDQIGNRATGDRLHHDPQVTPQEYRGASTLLLTLPMTPLLFQGQEWAAGTPFLFFSDHHGELGHMVSEGRRKEFAYFSSFAGESVPDPQAETTFEASKLDWNERDSGEHAKTLTLYRTLTRLRREDPVLCQRSRRPLSAGSAGDVLWVRTRTDSGERLLLWNVGKQDAVLEALDVARPANVILHSEVGLTETLPRPGMLGPGEAAIFGGAP
- a CDS encoding Bax inhibitor-1/YccA family protein, which translates into the protein MQTYPTTTGRTADLVRTFMARTYSWMAAGLALTAGIAWLTAQNDALALQVYQLRLPLMLAQLALVFVLSIFAQRLNSVVAGALFIAYAALTGLTFSSLLLAYDRSAVTAAFATTAGTFAAMSVAGYVIKRDLSAMGRFFMFAVIGLFIAMIVNLFVASSALTLGISVVGVLLFAGLTVYDTQMLRKLALSGISGESAERAAINGALALYLDFINMFLFILRLFGGSSRN
- the treY gene encoding malto-oligosyltrehalose synthase, which codes for MPESATPTPTAHLPGSTYRIQLHRDFDFAAARRVLPYLKRLGVTDVYLSPIWTSTPGSTHGYDVTDHSQVNPELGGVAGLRRLSARARDLGLGLIADFVPNHMGIQGGHNPYWEDVLTHGQASRYAHFFDISWQPLKRALEGKVLLPLLGDQYGRVLSRRELVLERDGATFTLRYWERRLPISPKSLSGLLVGASEQLPARTADLMRAELASIARSVANLPSSTARHLTDDDREERAQEMEVMTRRLAALLDASPAMRGALDAVIAATNDDPERLDALISEQNYRLASWKVASEEINYRRFFDINDLAALRMEDWRVFEWAHRTLFDLLRDGVLQGVRLDHTDGLYDPAGYFRALQEGAAAALGVPAGPHLPVYVVAEKILEPGEKLPESWAIHGTTGYDFLAQLNGVFVDSANEDDLSAVYRRFTGDRLSYGEHLYRGKHLIQRVSLPGEVNVLTEHLERLAEADLGSRDFTLSTLRGAIREVIATFPVYRTYLRSDGMREPGDNAKIEHAVRDARTHNLRDGQPLDPSVFEFLQGVLTLDTDDGRRRADDADFALKFQQLTGPVTAKGAEDTAFYRYGRLISLNEVGGDPALFGTPLRTFHAMARQRAEHWPHAMLALSTHDTKRGEDTRARISVLSEIPQLWSAFLNANAPLLLSLAQEHDLGRIPSLLDTYVLLQTVVGAYPLDGALDGFAERISAYLVKAAREAKLRTSWASPQPEYEDGLNAFVTALLADPDFLARLGELHARISPAGAQNSVSAALLRLTAPGVPDTYQGTEGWNQSLVDPDNRRPVDYTELSRRVARLERRHDVEVARALLGRYETGEVKTLVTWAALHARNAHPELYTHGTYRPIDAGKYVVAFTREHGTDAAVTVAPRLTLTLTRGRTPWALGEAWGTRQLTLPGAGTYENVLTGQRLRARSSRVPLAKVLEDFPAALLVRR